One window of Saccharicrinis carchari genomic DNA carries:
- a CDS encoding succinate dehydrogenase/fumarate reductase iron-sulfur subunit — MDNNISLDLKIWRQNDAKDKGRFETYHLDTVSPDSSFLEMMDILNEQLINEDKEPVAFDHDCREGICGMCSLYINGRPHGPDDDITTCQLHMRRFKDGETITIEPWRSAGFPVIKDLIVNRNGFDEIIAAGGYTSVSTGGVPDANAIPIPKHDADEAMDAASCIGCGACVAACKNGSAMLFVSAKVSHLALLPQGKVEAARRAKAMVSKMDELGFGNCTNTGACEVECPKGISIANIARLNREYLSAKLKD, encoded by the coding sequence ATGGATAATAATATAAGTTTAGATCTAAAAATTTGGCGTCAGAACGATGCAAAAGATAAAGGTCGTTTTGAGACATACCATTTAGATACAGTATCGCCCGATTCCTCATTTCTTGAAATGATGGACATACTGAATGAACAGCTCATCAACGAAGATAAAGAACCGGTTGCTTTTGACCACGATTGCCGCGAAGGTATCTGCGGAATGTGTTCCTTATACATAAACGGTCGCCCACACGGACCGGACGACGATATCACTACTTGCCAGTTACACATGCGCAGGTTTAAAGATGGTGAAACCATTACCATTGAACCGTGGCGTTCGGCCGGATTCCCGGTAATTAAAGATTTAATTGTAAACCGCAACGGATTCGACGAAATAATTGCTGCGGGCGGTTATACTTCGGTAAGTACCGGAGGGGTACCCGATGCCAATGCAATACCCATTCCTAAGCACGATGCCGACGAAGCGATGGATGCAGCGTCCTGTATTGGTTGTGGTGCCTGCGTGGCTGCATGCAAAAACGGATCGGCCATGTTGTTTGTTTCGGCAAAAGTGAGCCACCTGGCTCTTTTACCACAAGGTAAAGTAGAGGCCGCCCGACGCGCCAAAGCCATGGTAAGTAAAATGGATGAGCTGGGCTTTGGTAACTGTACCAACACCGGTGCCTGCGAAGTAGAATGCCCTAAAGGTATATCTATAGCTAACATAGCCAGGCTAAACCGTGAGTATTTGAGTGCCAAGCTAAAAGACTAA
- a CDS encoding fumarate reductase/succinate dehydrogenase flavoprotein subunit: MKLDSRIPEGPLAQKWENYKHNQKLVNPANKRNLDIIVVGTGLAGASAAASLGEMGFKVKNFTIQDSPRRAHSIAAQGGINAAKNYPNDGDSVHRLFYDTIKGGDYRAREANVYRLAQVSNDIIDQCVAQGVPFAREYGGLLDNRSFGGSQVSRTFYARGQTGQQLLIGAYQALMRQVNAGSVDLHTRTEIVDIVVVDGKARGVIARNLVTGEFTRHFAHAVILATGGYGNTFFLSTNAMGSNGSAAIKAYEKGAVFANPCMAQIHPTCIPVHGEFQSKLTLMSESLRNDGRIWVPKKKEDAEAIRANKLKPTDIKEEDRDYYLERRYPAFGNLVPRDVASRAAKERCDAGFGVGSTGLAVYLDFKEAIERLGEDTIRARYGNLFQMYEKIVDDNPYDTPMMIYPAIHYTMGGIWVDYELQTTVPGLFAAGEANFSDHGANRLGASALMQGLADGYFVLPYTVQNYLADDIRTPRMTGEEKEFVEAENAIKAKFEKLLAVKGKRSVDSLHKELGLVMWDFVGMARNKKGLEHAIEKIAEIKKEFWSNVKIPGTGEGMNVELEKASRLADFINIGDLMARDALQREESCGGHFREEYQTEEGEALRQDDKFAYTACWEYQGEEKAPVMHKEDLTFDVVKIAQRNYK, encoded by the coding sequence ATGAAGTTAGATTCAAGGATACCCGAAGGGCCATTGGCTCAAAAATGGGAAAATTATAAGCATAACCAAAAATTGGTTAACCCCGCAAACAAGCGAAATCTGGATATAATCGTTGTAGGAACCGGATTGGCAGGCGCTTCGGCTGCTGCTTCTTTAGGCGAAATGGGTTTTAAAGTAAAAAACTTTACCATCCAGGATTCTCCGCGCAGAGCACACTCTATTGCTGCCCAGGGTGGAATTAACGCCGCCAAAAACTATCCCAACGACGGCGATTCGGTACACCGTTTATTTTACGATACCATTAAAGGAGGTGACTACCGCGCCCGCGAAGCCAACGTTTACCGCTTGGCACAAGTAAGTAACGACATCATCGATCAATGCGTGGCTCAAGGCGTACCTTTTGCTCGCGAATACGGTGGCTTGCTCGACAACCGCTCTTTTGGAGGATCGCAGGTAAGCCGTACTTTTTATGCCAGAGGACAAACAGGACAGCAACTTTTGATAGGAGCCTACCAAGCGTTGATGCGTCAGGTTAATGCAGGTAGTGTAGATTTACACACCCGCACCGAAATTGTTGACATTGTAGTTGTAGATGGCAAAGCACGCGGTGTTATTGCCCGCAACCTGGTTACCGGTGAGTTCACCCGTCACTTTGCTCATGCCGTAATTTTAGCCACAGGAGGATACGGAAACACCTTCTTCCTAAGTACCAACGCTATGGGATCTAACGGATCGGCAGCCATTAAAGCCTACGAAAAAGGAGCTGTTTTTGCCAACCCTTGTATGGCACAAATTCATCCCACCTGTATTCCTGTACATGGCGAATTTCAATCGAAACTGACTTTAATGTCCGAATCATTGCGTAACGACGGACGCATCTGGGTACCCAAAAAGAAAGAAGATGCAGAAGCTATACGAGCCAATAAGCTTAAGCCGACAGACATAAAGGAAGAGGACAGGGATTATTACCTGGAAAGAAGATATCCTGCCTTTGGTAACCTGGTACCCCGCGATGTTGCCTCTCGTGCTGCTAAGGAAAGATGCGATGCCGGTTTTGGCGTAGGGTCCACCGGATTAGCCGTTTACCTTGATTTTAAAGAGGCTATTGAACGATTAGGGGAAGACACCATTCGTGCACGGTATGGAAACCTGTTTCAGATGTACGAAAAAATTGTTGACGACAACCCTTACGATACACCTATGATGATATACCCTGCCATCCATTACACCATGGGTGGTATCTGGGTGGATTACGAATTGCAAACCACCGTACCCGGACTATTTGCCGCCGGAGAAGCTAACTTCTCAGATCATGGTGCCAACCGTCTTGGAGCCTCTGCGCTGATGCAAGGTTTGGCTGATGGGTATTTTGTATTGCCTTACACGGTACAAAATTACTTGGCCGATGATATACGTACACCAAGGATGACGGGTGAAGAAAAAGAATTTGTGGAGGCCGAAAACGCAATTAAAGCCAAATTCGAAAAATTACTGGCCGTTAAAGGTAAGCGCTCTGTCGATAGCTTACACAAAGAGCTTGGCCTGGTAATGTGGGACTTTGTGGGTATGGCTCGTAACAAAAAAGGGTTGGAGCACGCCATCGAAAAAATTGCCGAGATTAAAAAGGAATTCTGGTCTAATGTGAAGATACCCGGAACAGGTGAAGGCATGAACGTGGAACTGGAGAAGGCATCACGTCTGGCCGATTTTATCAACATTGGCGATTTGATGGCACGAGATGCACTCCAACGCGAAGAATCATGTGGAGGACACTTCCGTGAGGAATACCAAACAGAGGAAGGAGAAGCTTTACGCCAGGACGATAAGTTTGCTTATACCGCTTGCTGGGAATATCAGGGCGAAGAAAAAGCACCTGTGATGCATAAAGAAGACCTTACCTTTGATGTAGTTAAAATCGCTCAGCGAAACTATAAATAA
- a CDS encoding succinate dehydrogenase cytochrome b subunit, with product MSNLFCSSIGKKLLMSLSGLFLITFLVIHLAVNSLLLLCDGGDTFNAAAHFMGTNPLIRIMEPILGLGFFVHILYGSLITAQNNKARGSDKYSSGNKTTDVMWASKNMWVLGLTIFAFLVVHVWQFWVKMKITGDPLLAETVIDIAGVKTQVVNAYALVNATFSQLWVVIFYVLGSLGLALHLTHGFWSAFQTLGASNNIWRKRLTIIGIIFAWAVGIGFSIIAVGQFLFFQS from the coding sequence ATGAGTAATTTATTTTGTTCCTCGATTGGGAAGAAGTTACTGATGAGCTTATCAGGGCTTTTTTTAATTACCTTTTTGGTGATACACCTTGCGGTGAATTCTTTGCTTTTATTGTGCGACGGCGGAGATACATTTAATGCGGCAGCTCATTTTATGGGTACCAACCCTTTAATTAGAATTATGGAACCTATATTAGGGCTTGGTTTTTTTGTGCACATACTTTATGGTAGCTTAATAACTGCCCAAAACAATAAAGCCCGCGGAAGCGATAAGTACAGCTCCGGTAACAAAACAACCGATGTAATGTGGGCCTCAAAAAACATGTGGGTGCTTGGCCTTACAATCTTTGCATTTCTGGTAGTTCACGTATGGCAATTCTGGGTTAAGATGAAAATTACCGGTGACCCACTTTTAGCGGAAACTGTTATTGACATCGCAGGTGTAAAAACACAGGTGGTAAATGCCTACGCATTAGTCAATGCTACTTTTTCACAATTATGGGTGGTGATTTTTTATGTGTTGGGCTCTTTAGGTTTAGCGCTGCATCTTACTCATGGTTTTTGGTCGGCATTTCAAACTCTTGGTGCCAGCAACAATATTTGGCGTAAGAGATTAACCATTATAGGTATAATCTTCGCATGGGCCGTAGGCATCGGATTCTCCATCATCGCCGTAGGACAGTTTTTATTTTTTCAATCTTAA
- the frr gene encoding ribosome recycling factor: MTEEIELLMDVTKEKMDKTIEHLDHQLIKVRAGKANPGMLEGIMVDYYGSMTPLQQVANINTPDPRTIVIQPWEKAMIVPIEKAIMLANLGLNPENNGELVRINVPPLTEERRKDLVKQVKREAEEARISLRNLRREANDELKKMLKDGLPEDMEKDAVADVQKLTDSYSDIIEERIKAKEKDILTI; encoded by the coding sequence ATGACCGAAGAAATTGAATTATTAATGGATGTGACCAAAGAGAAGATGGACAAAACCATTGAACATTTGGATCACCAACTAATTAAGGTTAGAGCTGGAAAGGCCAACCCCGGTATGTTGGAGGGCATTATGGTTGATTATTACGGATCGATGACTCCCTTGCAACAAGTGGCCAATATAAATACCCCGGATCCCCGAACAATAGTTATACAGCCTTGGGAAAAAGCAATGATTGTTCCGATTGAAAAAGCTATTATGTTGGCCAATTTAGGCCTTAACCCGGAAAACAATGGGGAGTTGGTGCGCATTAATGTGCCACCACTGACTGAGGAGCGGCGCAAAGATTTAGTGAAGCAGGTTAAAAGAGAAGCCGAAGAGGCGCGTATCAGTCTGCGAAATTTACGACGTGAGGCCAACGATGAATTAAAAAAGATGCTCAAGGACGGCTTGCCCGAAGATATGGAAAAGGATGCTGTGGCAGATGTGCAAAAGCTTACTGACTCTTATTCGGATATTATAGAAGAACGTATCAAGGCCAAGGAAAAGGATATATTAACCATATAG
- a CDS encoding shikimate kinase, translating to MTQRVYLIGFMGSGKSTLGRWLADTMEGWTFLDLDHFIENKFHKTIAQIFDEKGEQGFRQIEAMCLNEVSSFEKVIIGAGGGTPCFFDNMEVMNNSGLTIYLQLRPEVIYQRLQTSKTQRPLISGMQGIELLNFIKHKLSQREPYYLKAKLIADAENWKIVDFVKAIAKHS from the coding sequence ATGACACAAAGGGTTTACTTGATAGGATTTATGGGCAGCGGCAAGTCAACGTTGGGACGGTGGCTTGCCGATACCATGGAAGGATGGACTTTTTTGGATCTGGATCATTTTATCGAGAACAAATTCCATAAAACCATTGCTCAAATTTTTGATGAAAAAGGAGAACAAGGTTTCCGGCAAATTGAAGCTATGTGCCTTAATGAGGTAAGTTCTTTTGAAAAGGTTATTATTGGAGCTGGTGGAGGGACACCCTGCTTTTTTGATAACATGGAAGTGATGAACAACAGCGGATTAACAATTTACCTGCAACTGCGACCCGAGGTGATTTACCAACGGCTACAAACTTCTAAAACACAGCGACCGTTGATATCGGGAATGCAAGGGATAGAGCTCCTCAACTTTATTAAGCATAAATTATCGCAAAGAGAGCCATACTATCTTAAGGCAAAGCTAATTGCCGATGCCGAAAATTGGAAAATAGTAGATTTTGTGAAGGCAATAGCAAAGCATAGTTAG
- a CDS encoding DNA gyrase/topoisomerase IV subunit A, translated as MKDDINTPNNEALEPDHESHGHGEEGSENTPVADTRISHLRGMYKSWFLDYASYVILERAVPHIHDGLKPVQRRILHAMRRMDDGRYNKVANIIGFTMQFHPHGDASIGDALVQLGQKNLLIDTQGNWGNVATGDGAAAARYIEARLTKFAHEVVFNPKTTHWKMSYDGRNKEPITLPVKFPLLLAQGVEGIAVGLASKILPHNFNELIDASIRHLEGKDFELFPDFPTGGMADVSRYNDGLRGGAVKIRARIVKEDSRTLNITDIPYGKNTSTLIETIIKANEKGKIKIKKIDDNTAEKVEILIHLPPGVSTDKTIDALYAFTDCEISISPNSCLIEDNTPKFLPVSQILKQNTDQTVHLLTRELEIRRDELLESWHFASLERIFIENKIYQKIEDCETMEAIIQTIDNGLKPFTANLRREVTRDDIIKLTEIKIKRISRFDAHKADEYISSLEEEMEQIAYNLENIVPYSINYFKHIKKTYGKNYPRQTELRSFESIEASKVVVKNEKLYINRNEGFMGTSLRRDEFVCDCSDIDDIIIFYKDGRYLITKVSDKAFIGKGVMHLAVFKKADKRTIYNAVYRDGKSGPVYVKRFAVTGITRDREYNITKGTKGSDVIYFSVNPNGEAEVLKVTLKPKARMRNVVFDYDMADLAIKGRSAIGNILTKHTVQKVSLRKKGGSTLGGRKIWFDKDVLRLNSDNRGDYLGEFHADDLILVITKDGQFYHTGFDLTNHYEDNILIIEKFKADKVWSVAYYDADQKFFYLKRFQLEPSTKPLSFIGENSKSYPVQVTTVDYPRLEVKFGGDDKNRDKMIVEVDEFIGVKSVKARGKRLTTYQVSKINELEPIITKPEPEEIEEPEEKTDEHKNDSDKDQMSLF; from the coding sequence ATGAAGGACGACATAAACACACCAAACAACGAAGCATTGGAACCCGATCATGAGTCGCATGGCCACGGAGAGGAGGGCAGCGAAAACACGCCGGTGGCCGACACACGAATTTCGCACCTACGCGGCATGTATAAAAGTTGGTTTTTGGATTATGCCTCGTATGTAATCCTTGAACGTGCCGTACCGCATATCCACGATGGGTTAAAGCCCGTTCAGCGACGCATCCTGCATGCCATGCGACGCATGGACGATGGCAGATACAATAAAGTGGCCAATATTATTGGTTTCACCATGCAGTTTCATCCGCATGGCGATGCTTCTATTGGGGATGCTTTGGTACAATTGGGGCAAAAGAATTTGCTCATCGACACACAAGGAAACTGGGGTAATGTAGCCACCGGAGATGGAGCTGCTGCAGCACGTTACATAGAAGCACGACTCACCAAGTTTGCCCACGAAGTAGTGTTTAATCCCAAAACAACACACTGGAAGATGAGTTACGATGGGCGTAACAAAGAACCCATCACACTTCCGGTTAAGTTCCCTTTGCTACTAGCGCAGGGTGTGGAGGGTATTGCTGTAGGGCTGGCATCAAAAATATTGCCCCACAACTTTAACGAACTCATAGATGCTTCAATCCGTCATCTCGAAGGCAAAGATTTTGAGCTTTTCCCTGACTTTCCTACTGGTGGCATGGCCGATGTTTCGCGTTACAACGATGGCTTACGTGGAGGCGCCGTTAAAATACGTGCCCGCATTGTAAAAGAGGATAGCCGCACCCTTAATATCACTGATATTCCGTACGGCAAAAACACCTCTACCCTTATTGAAACCATTATCAAGGCCAACGAAAAGGGTAAAATAAAAATCAAAAAAATTGACGACAACACGGCAGAAAAAGTAGAAATATTAATTCATCTGCCCCCGGGTGTGTCTACCGATAAAACCATCGATGCGCTTTACGCTTTTACCGATTGCGAGATATCAATATCGCCTAACTCTTGTTTGATAGAAGACAATACCCCTAAGTTTTTGCCCGTTTCGCAAATACTAAAACAAAACACCGACCAAACAGTACATCTACTCACCAGAGAGTTGGAGATAAGGCGTGACGAATTGCTTGAATCATGGCACTTTGCATCACTTGAACGTATTTTTATCGAAAATAAAATATACCAGAAGATAGAAGACTGTGAAACGATGGAGGCCATAATTCAAACCATCGACAATGGATTGAAACCCTTTACGGCCAATCTGCGCCGCGAGGTTACCCGCGACGATATTATTAAACTAACCGAAATTAAAATAAAGCGTATTTCTCGCTTTGATGCACACAAAGCCGATGAATATATATCGTCGCTGGAGGAGGAGATGGAGCAAATAGCCTACAATTTGGAAAACATCGTGCCATATTCCATCAACTATTTTAAGCACATAAAAAAAACATACGGAAAAAATTATCCCCGTCAGACGGAACTTAGAAGTTTTGAAAGTATAGAAGCTTCCAAAGTAGTGGTTAAAAACGAAAAGCTGTATATAAACCGAAATGAGGGATTCATGGGCACATCGCTACGTCGTGATGAGTTTGTTTGCGATTGCTCCGACATAGACGATATTATTATTTTCTACAAAGATGGTCGTTACCTCATAACCAAGGTAAGCGATAAAGCTTTTATTGGCAAAGGAGTAATGCACCTGGCGGTATTTAAAAAAGCCGACAAACGAACCATTTACAATGCGGTATACCGCGATGGAAAATCCGGTCCGGTATATGTTAAGCGCTTTGCTGTTACCGGTATTACCCGCGACAGGGAATATAATATTACCAAAGGCACCAAGGGGTCGGATGTAATTTACTTTAGCGTAAACCCCAATGGTGAGGCCGAGGTACTCAAAGTAACGCTGAAACCAAAAGCGCGGATGCGTAACGTGGTTTTTGACTACGACATGGCCGATCTTGCCATAAAAGGGCGCAGTGCCATTGGCAACATACTCACAAAACATACCGTACAAAAGGTTAGTCTACGCAAAAAAGGAGGCTCAACGCTGGGCGGGCGAAAAATATGGTTCGACAAAGATGTACTCCGCCTGAACTCCGACAACAGAGGCGATTATTTGGGCGAGTTCCATGCCGACGACCTTATTTTGGTAATCACCAAAGACGGCCAGTTTTACCATACCGGGTTCGACCTCACCAACCATTACGAAGACAATATCCTTATTATTGAAAAATTTAAAGCCGACAAGGTATGGTCAGTAGCCTATTATGATGCTGACCAAAAGTTTTTCTATTTAAAACGCTTTCAACTGGAGCCATCCACCAAGCCATTGAGCTTTATCGGTGAAAATAGCAAGTCGTACCCTGTGCAGGTTACTACAGTAGATTATCCCCGTTTAGAGGTGAAATTTGGTGGCGATGATAAGAATCGGGATAAGATGATTGTTGAAGTAGATGAGTTTATCGGGGTAAAGAGTGTTAAAGCAAGAGGAAAAAGGTTGACGACCTATCAGGTTTCCAAAATTAACGAGCTGGAACCTATTATTACCAAACCGGAGCCCGAAGAAATTGAAGAGCCTGAAGAGAAAACAGATGAGCATAAGAACGATAGTGACAAAGATCAGATGTCGTTGTTTTAA
- a CDS encoding DNA topoisomerase IV subunit B — protein sequence MSQQYSEETIRTLDWKEHIRKRPGMYIGKLGDGAYPDDGIYVLLKEVMDNSIDEYMMGHGKKIEVNVQDGVVTVRDYGRGIPLGKVVDVASKMNTGAKYDSKVFKKSVGLNGVGIKAVNALSTKFSVTAFREGECKKVDFSQGNVVIEHDVESSAEPNGTSVSFVPDADIFKKYNYRDEYIEPLLKNYTYLNAGLSIYYNGTLYKSKNGLLDLLNDNMTSPGLYPLIHLTTDDFEVALTHGNQYGEEYYTFVNGQHTTQGGTHQVAFREALVKTVREFYNKNFEVSDIRSGIVAAISIKIEEPVFESQTKTKLGSKDMGPEGPTVRNYVVDFIKKELDNFLHRNTETADALMRKILDSEKERKAISGIKKLARERAKKVSLHNKKLRDCRVHYSSKHEDAPHSSIFITEGDSASGSITKARNVNTQAVFSLKGKPLNSYGLSRKVVYENEEFNLLQAALNIEDGLETLRYNHVIIATDADVDGMHIRLLLITFFLQFFPELIKNGHLYILQTPLFRVRNKKKTIYCYTEEERQKAMKKLGTNPEITRFKGLGEISPDEFKHFIAKDIRLEPVRMKKGDPVQELLTFYMGKNTPDRQEFIIENLVIEEDPV from the coding sequence ATGTCGCAGCAATATTCAGAAGAAACCATCCGAACTCTGGACTGGAAAGAGCACATCCGAAAGCGTCCGGGCATGTACATCGGCAAGCTGGGTGATGGCGCCTATCCCGACGACGGAATATATGTACTGTTGAAAGAAGTAATGGACAACTCCATAGATGAGTACATGATGGGCCATGGCAAAAAAATTGAGGTAAACGTGCAGGACGGTGTGGTTACCGTGCGCGACTACGGACGCGGCATTCCCCTGGGTAAGGTGGTGGATGTAGCATCTAAAATGAACACAGGAGCGAAGTACGACAGCAAGGTATTTAAAAAGTCCGTAGGCCTTAACGGAGTAGGGATAAAAGCTGTAAATGCACTGTCAACAAAATTCTCAGTTACGGCATTTCGCGAGGGAGAGTGTAAAAAAGTTGATTTTTCGCAAGGCAATGTAGTAATAGAACACGACGTTGAAAGCAGTGCAGAACCCAACGGCACCTCTGTATCCTTTGTTCCGGACGCTGATATTTTTAAAAAATACAACTACCGTGACGAGTACATCGAACCGCTCCTGAAAAATTACACTTATCTGAATGCCGGACTATCCATTTATTATAACGGCACCCTGTACAAATCGAAAAACGGATTGCTGGATTTGCTGAACGACAACATGACTTCTCCGGGTCTTTATCCGCTCATCCATCTTACCACCGACGATTTTGAGGTAGCACTTACGCACGGAAACCAGTATGGCGAGGAGTATTATACCTTTGTTAACGGACAACACACCACCCAGGGCGGTACGCACCAAGTGGCGTTCAGAGAGGCTTTGGTAAAAACTGTCCGCGAGTTCTACAACAAAAACTTTGAAGTGTCAGATATTCGTTCGGGTATTGTTGCGGCCATCAGCATAAAAATTGAAGAACCTGTGTTTGAGTCCCAGACTAAAACAAAACTGGGCTCTAAAGATATGGGACCTGAAGGCCCTACAGTACGAAATTATGTAGTGGACTTTATTAAAAAAGAGCTGGATAACTTTTTACACCGTAATACGGAAACGGCAGATGCCCTTATGCGTAAAATCCTGGACTCCGAAAAAGAACGCAAAGCCATATCGGGCATAAAAAAGCTGGCCAGGGAGCGCGCAAAAAAGGTAAGCTTACATAATAAAAAACTGCGCGACTGCCGTGTTCACTATAGCTCTAAACACGAAGATGCGCCACACTCATCCATTTTTATTACTGAGGGCGACTCAGCCAGTGGATCAATAACCAAAGCGCGCAATGTAAATACACAAGCCGTTTTTAGCTTAAAAGGAAAACCCTTAAACTCCTATGGCCTTTCGCGCAAGGTGGTATACGAAAACGAGGAGTTTAATCTTTTACAGGCGGCACTTAATATTGAAGATGGCCTGGAAACATTGCGTTACAACCACGTTATTATTGCTACCGATGCCGATGTGGACGGCATGCACATCCGTCTGTTGTTAATTACTTTCTTTTTGCAATTCTTTCCCGAATTAATTAAAAACGGTCACTTGTACATATTGCAGACCCCCTTATTCAGGGTACGAAACAAAAAGAAAACCATATATTGCTACACCGAAGAAGAACGTCAGAAAGCGATGAAAAAACTGGGTACAAATCCGGAGATAACCCGCTTTAAGGGATTGGGTGAGATTAGCCCCGATGAGTTCAAACATTTTATAGCCAAAGATATCCGCTTAGAACCTGTACGTATGAAAAAGGGAGACCCGGTGCAAGAACTGCTAACCTTTTACATGGGCAAAAACACCCCCGATAGACAAGAGTTTATTATTGAGAATCTGGTTATTGAAGAAGATCCTGTGTAA
- a CDS encoding AMP-binding protein, with amino-acid sequence MFKKYLRKSEFTSLEDFQKNFEIIVPDRFNFAYDVVDKYASVAPCKRAMCWVNDKGETHEFTFADLKKASDQTASYFQSLGIQRGDKVMLILKRRYEFWFSILALHKIGAVGVPATHLLTHKDIRYRNNAAGIKMIVAVAEPNIVNNINQAMAKSPSVEKLVAVGDATPPGWLSLHKGMEKAVPFVRPEGNEAQENTDISLLYFTSGTTAEPKMVAHNFTYPLSHIVTAKYWQNVQDNGLHLTVSDTGWAKSVWGKLYGQWLAGSAVFVYDFEKFTPADLLEKIDTFKITSLCAPPTIYRFLIREDLTQYNLSALKSASVAGEPLNPIIYDTFYKQTGLKLKEGFGQTETAVQIANFPGMEPKPGSTGVPSPIFDIRLVNNEGMPCIDGEVGEITIHTAEKVPVGLFMGYYRDQEKTASCYYGGNYHTGDLAWRDEDGYYWFVGRLDDVIKSSGYRIGPFEVENALMTHLAVVECAITAVPDEIRGQVVKATIILAPEYRPGDEDLVQQIQDHVKSVTAPYKYPRIIDFVTELPKTISGKIRRVEIREGIV; translated from the coding sequence ATGTTTAAAAAATATTTAAGAAAATCTGAATTTACATCACTTGAAGATTTTCAGAAAAATTTTGAAATAATTGTACCTGATCGTTTTAATTTTGCATACGATGTGGTGGATAAATACGCCAGCGTTGCCCCGTGTAAAAGGGCCATGTGTTGGGTAAATGATAAGGGTGAAACCCATGAATTTACTTTTGCCGATTTAAAAAAGGCAAGCGATCAAACCGCTTCGTATTTTCAATCCTTAGGTATTCAACGCGGAGATAAAGTGATGTTGATACTCAAAAGGAGATATGAATTTTGGTTTTCGATTTTGGCTTTGCATAAAATTGGGGCGGTTGGCGTGCCGGCAACCCATCTTTTAACCCATAAAGATATCCGCTACCGGAATAATGCGGCAGGAATTAAGATGATTGTTGCGGTTGCGGAACCGAATATAGTGAACAATATCAACCAGGCAATGGCTAAATCTCCAAGCGTAGAAAAGCTTGTGGCGGTGGGAGATGCTACACCTCCGGGTTGGTTGTCGTTGCATAAAGGGATGGAGAAAGCAGTTCCTTTTGTGAGGCCAGAGGGAAATGAGGCACAGGAAAACACCGACATATCCTTGTTGTATTTCACATCGGGCACCACCGCCGAGCCAAAGATGGTTGCACATAATTTTACTTACCCTTTAAGTCATATAGTAACGGCCAAATATTGGCAGAATGTACAGGATAACGGGCTCCATCTTACGGTATCAGATACCGGATGGGCCAAGTCAGTTTGGGGCAAGCTGTATGGACAATGGCTGGCTGGATCGGCCGTATTTGTTTACGATTTTGAGAAATTTACACCAGCCGATCTTTTAGAGAAAATAGATACTTTTAAGATTACCAGCCTTTGTGCTCCACCTACCATTTACCGCTTTTTAATTCGCGAAGATCTCACGCAGTATAACTTGTCAGCTCTGAAATCGGCTTCGGTAGCCGGTGAGCCCTTAAATCCAATTATCTACGATACTTTTTATAAACAAACCGGATTAAAACTTAAAGAAGGTTTTGGACAGACGGAGACGGCCGTACAAATTGCCAACTTCCCTGGCATGGAGCCCAAGCCCGGGTCAACGGGTGTTCCATCACCCATCTTTGATATTAGACTGGTCAATAATGAAGGCATGCCGTGCATCGATGGTGAGGTGGGAGAGATTACTATTCACACGGCAGAAAAAGTGCCGGTGGGCCTATTTATGGGTTATTATCGCGACCAGGAAAAAACCGCTTCGTGTTATTATGGGGGTAATTACCATACCGGCGACCTTGCATGGCGCGACGAAGATGGATATTATTGGTTTGTTGGCCGCCTGGACGATGTGATAAAAAGTTCAGGTTATCGTATCGGTCCTTTTGAAGTGGAAAATGCGCTGATGACTCACCTCGCCGTGGTGGAATGTGCCATCACTGCAGTTCCGGACGAGATTCGCGGACAGGTAGTAAAAGCCACCATCATATTGGCTCCCGAATATCGACCGGGGGATGAGGACTTGGTTCAACAAATTCAGGATCACGTTAAATCGGTGACGGCACCATATAAATATCCCAGAATTATTGATTTTGTAACCGAGTTGCCTAAAACCATTAGTGGTAAAATACGCCGTGTGGAGATCAGGGAAGGTATTGTTTAA